From the genome of Nicotiana sylvestris chromosome 2, ASM39365v2, whole genome shotgun sequence, one region includes:
- the LOC138885561 gene encoding uncharacterized protein, which translates to MSDMQKGLINDVRDLLPECEHMMCARNILANLSKEWRGLERRNTFWRCARVSSIAELNDQLDMLDKLGDDICESLLHYRKETWCGAYFNCDRKCDVIDNNMCETFNSWILAERHKTIITMLEEIRIKLMIRIAIKIYQDNLAKSMKCTPRWNGETCYEIEDPKYKHVVSLVNMTCSCRAWQLKGIPCCHAIASMHFKDMEPIHHIAHWYPCDMYETMAIFRPPPIEPPPIRNMPGRPKKIGKEKKLNIQNLGRFQG; encoded by the exons ATGTCTGATATGCAGAAG GGTTTAATTAATGATGTAAGAGACTTGTTGCCTGAGTGTGAACACATGATGTGTGCTAGGAACATCCTTGCAAATTTATCAAAAGAGTGGAGAGGATTGGAGAGGAGAAATACTTTCTGGAGATGTGCAAGGGTTTCTAGTATTGCAGAATTGAATGACCAACTTGATATGCTAGACAAGCTTGGGGATGACATATGTGAAAGTTTACTCCACTATAGAAAAGAAACCTGGTGCGGAGCTTATTTCAACTGTGATAGAAAGTGTGATGTAATTGACAACAATATGTGTGAGACTTTCAATTCCTGGATTTTGGCTGAAAGACACAAGACAATCATCACAATGTTAGAGGAAATCAGAATTAAGCTGATGATTAGGATAG CAATTAAGATTTACCAGGATAATTTAGCTAAGTCTATGAAGTGTACTCCAAGATGGAATGGTGAAACATGCTATGAGATTGAAGATCCTAAATACAAGCATGTGGTATCCTTAGTGAATATGACCTGTAGTTGCAGAGCCTGGCAGTTAAAGGGTATCCCTTGTTGTCATGCAATTGCTAGCATGCATTTCAAGGACATGGAACCTATTCACCACATTGCACATTGGTATC CCTGTGACATGTATGAAACAATGGCCATCTTCAGGCCACCCCCTATTGAACCTCCCCCTATTAGAAACATGCCTGGAAGAccaaaaaaaataggaaaagagaAGAAACTGAACATCCAAAATTTGGGAAGATTTCAAGGATAG